In Halomicrobium zhouii, the sequence GTGCTGGGTGCGAAGGACGCGTGGACCCACACCGTCACCGGAGCGGGCGCGGAACGCGGGAATCGCTTCGAGTTCTTCTGGGTCGACCTCCCGACGGACGCCGCGTTCGCGCTGGACCTCGACGACTACCTCCACGCGCTCGACGCCGGTGACGTCGGGGGTCCGGGCGGCGGCGTCACTGCCGACTGAGCGCCCGCTCGGCGTCGTTTCTGCCCGAATGCGGTCTCCGTCTTCCGGCTGTGAGTTGCCTGGACGATGCCAGTGTTTTTTGCCGAAGACGACCGACTTCTCGGTAATGACTCCGGACCGGCCACGCTCCGAGGCGCGCGCGTGGGAGAACTACCTGCTGGTCTTCAGCGTGATGGTCGTGGCGATCTGCCTGGGCCTGCTCCCGTCGACGCCCGGCCCGCGCCACCTCGAAACGCCCGAGGCCATCGTCCCGATGGCCATCGCCGCCGGACTCGGTGTGTTCGCGATCCGGCTCCGCCGCGGGTCGTACGCGCACGACCAGCGCAGGCGGATCGCCCGGCACGGCTGGGTCGGGGCGCTGGTCGCCGCGAGTATCAGCGGCTGGTGGGTCGTCCTCCACCTCCACACCGGGGTGCCGGTTACCGGATTGACCGACCAGATACTCACCGTCGTGAGCGGCGGCCTCGGCGCCGGCGTGCTCGCGGGTCGGTCGGCTATCGCCGGGCAGACACCGGAGACGACCGCGGGCCGGGACCGCGTCCTCGCGGAGACGACGTGGGCCGACCGCTCGGGGCCGACGCCGGTCGTCGACGCGACCATCGCGTTGCTCGCCGAACTGAACGGCGTCGACCGGACCGAACTCGACCCGCTCTACACGCACGTCGACCCGGAACTGCTCACCGACCTGCGCCAGCAGGACGACTCCCAGTGGCGATACCTGTTCCGCACGGATTCCTACGAGATCGGTATCACCAGCTCGGGGACCGTCACCGCGTACGAACCGCTCGGGGACGCGGACGTGTCGACGTCGCTCGCGTCGGGGTGAGGCGGCCGAGATGTTTTTCGACGCCTCCCGTCTTCTGGATCCGGCGACACACAGTCGATCGACGGCTCGATGCCGCGACCTGCCGGTCCCGGTACTCGTCGGGCTCGTGCTTACAGCTGCCCGGTGGTCTCGCCGACGAAGGACGTTCCCGCATCCGCGAGCCACGAGTGGGCCGTCAGAAGTGGCGCTCGCAGACCCGGATGAACTCCTCGACGTCGATGCCCTCGCCGCGGTCGTACGTGACGAAGACGCCTTCGAACCCGTTTTTCACGAAGTGTAGCATCATCGCCTCGTCGAAGCCGTAGACGCTACACTCCAGTTCGCCGGCGTTGAACAGGTCCTGGAGGCGGTCCCGGCCCCAGCCTTCGAGGCGAAGGTCGTCGAAGATGGCGTCACGCTCCTGGTGCGAGTAGACGACGTCGACGTTCTCTCGCATGTACAGCATCTCGTAGTCCGTCTCGTAGTAGACCGCGACCGACCGGAGGGCTCCGTCCGCCGCCGTCAGGAGGTCGTCGACGAGGTCTTGCTCGTCCGGGGAGCTGCTGGTCGTCATGCCTCGGGGCTTTCGACACGACTCACTTAGTATCGCAGCCTAACTGATTACCGTCCGTCCGCCGCCGGCGGTACCCTTAGTGTCGCCGACAGCGTACCAGACGACATGTGCGGACGTACCTCGCTGTTCCTCGAACGGGCGGACCTGGAGGACCGTTTCGCCGCCGAACTCGTCACCGACGGCGGGGTGGACTACCGGCCGCGGTACAACGTCGCCCCCGGGAGCGACCTCGAGGTCGTCACGAACGAGGCACCGGCGACCATCGACCAGTTCCAGTGGGGGCTCGTCCCGTCGTGGGCCGAGGAGCCGACCCGTGGGCTGATCAACGCTCGCTCGGAGACGGCCGCGGAGAAGCGCTCGTTCCGCGAGGCCTGGGAACGCCGGCCGTGTCTCGTGCCCTCGACGGGCTTCTATGAGTGGCAGGACCGCGACGTCGGCGGGAAGCGGCCCTACCGCATCTACCGCGACGGCGACGACCCGGCGTTCGCGATGGCCGGGCTCTGGGAGCGCTGGGAGGGCGCGGACGAGACGCTGGCGACGGTGACGATACTCACGACCGAACCGAACGACGTCGTCGCGCCCATCCACGACCGGATGCCGGTGATCCTGCCGCCGGAGGCCGAGCGAACCTGGCTCGAGGCCGGGCCCGACGAGCGGCGGGGGCTGTGCCGCCCGTATCCGGGCGACGACCTCGCCGCCTACCCGGTCTCCACCGCGGTCAACGACCCGGCCAACGACCACCCGGGCGTCGTCGAGGCGGACCCGTCTGAACAGGCCGGCCTCGGCGACTTCGGCTGACCGCTCGCTCCGACGGCCTCGACCGCCGGTCGCCGGGGAGACGACGTGTTGACGCCGGCCCTCATCAGTTTGGCTCGTTACTTATTCCGCTCCCCCACCGAGTACAACTGCCGGTTGACCATGCGATACCACCGGCACTTCCACCCACCCCCACACGAGTCCAGCCGTCGAGCCCCCCGCTCACGGCTGGCACTTCTCTCTTCACGACGACCGATAGCGTCGTCTCCAGTGGCGTCGGTGTCAGGAATTGCCGTCGGTGCCCGGAATGCCGGCGGTGCCCGGAATTGCCGTCGGTGTCAGGAATGCCGGCGGGGCCCGGAATGCCGGCGGAGCCCGGGCTACTTCGGTGGGAGATGCGCGACGCCGAGCCAGAAATCCTCGATGGCGCGGGCCATCGTCACGAACGCTTCCGACGACGTCGGCTTCTCGAGATAGGCGTTTGCGTTGAGTTCGTACGATCGCGTGACGTCCGCCGCCTCGTCCGAGGCGGTGAGAACGAGCACGGGGATCCGGCGCAACTCGGGCCGACTATCGAGTTCGGCGAGGATCTCGTTTCCGCTCGTTCCCGGAACGTGGAGGTCGAGCAGGATGATGTCGGGACGCGGGGCGTCCGCGTAGCCGTCGCGCTGGTGGAGGAAATCGAGCGCGTCGGCGCCGTCCCCGACGACCGAGACGGTCTCCGTGGCGTCGGTCGCCTCGAAGGACTCGACGAACCGCGAGGCCGCTTCTGGATCGCTTTCGACGAGCAGGACGTCGAACGGACCGCTGTTTCCGCGTGAATTACTTCGTTCCACGATCGCTGTCTCAGTACGTGAGAGAGGCTATCGACCGAGGTAACTCGTTTCCCAATTATGTTAGGTCGGTGTCCGGCGGAGGGCGACTCACTCGCCGGCGAATCCGACGAACACCATATCGTCCGTCTTCAGTTCGTAGTCGACGCCGGCGGACAGCCGGGTGTAGTCGAACGGTTCGGTGACGACGTGGAACCCGTTGGGCGTCTCCCG encodes:
- a CDS encoding HalOD1 output domain-containing protein; the protein is MTPDRPRSEARAWENYLLVFSVMVVAICLGLLPSTPGPRHLETPEAIVPMAIAAGLGVFAIRLRRGSYAHDQRRRIARHGWVGALVAASISGWWVVLHLHTGVPVTGLTDQILTVVSGGLGAGVLAGRSAIAGQTPETTAGRDRVLAETTWADRSGPTPVVDATIALLAELNGVDRTELDPLYTHVDPELLTDLRQQDDSQWRYLFRTDSYEIGITSSGTVTAYEPLGDADVSTSLASG
- a CDS encoding SOS response-associated peptidase, encoding MCGRTSLFLERADLEDRFAAELVTDGGVDYRPRYNVAPGSDLEVVTNEAPATIDQFQWGLVPSWAEEPTRGLINARSETAAEKRSFREAWERRPCLVPSTGFYEWQDRDVGGKRPYRIYRDGDDPAFAMAGLWERWEGADETLATVTILTTEPNDVVAPIHDRMPVILPPEAERTWLEAGPDERRGLCRPYPGDDLAAYPVSTAVNDPANDHPGVVEADPSEQAGLGDFG
- a CDS encoding response regulator; the encoded protein is MERSNSRGNSGPFDVLLVESDPEAASRFVESFEATDATETVSVVGDGADALDFLHQRDGYADAPRPDIILLDLHVPGTSGNEILAELDSRPELRRIPVLVLTASDEAADVTRSYELNANAYLEKPTSSEAFVTMARAIEDFWLGVAHLPPK